In one Oryza glaberrima chromosome 2, OglaRS2, whole genome shotgun sequence genomic region, the following are encoded:
- the LOC127764474 gene encoding uncharacterized protein LOC127764474, which produces MQVDQVYYLILQGRMLAVDPNTPGDDPRQIKAKSCPPSSVPPLQVFAHAGSLHSGSLAISPALPRRRLARRLPNAAARDHRRRNPLHNALPGRRVALSSPTFPVKAALEPEIKRSFSIQSSSFLVSKQHVLPGPRLLTRHPL; this is translated from the exons ATGCAGGTGGATCAAGTGTATTATTTGATTCTTCAAGGCCGCATGCTCGCCGTCGACCCCAACACCCCTGGTGACGATCCTCGTCAGATCAAGGCCAAAAGCTGCCCCCCATCCTCTGTTCCACCCCTGCAAG TGTTCGCGCACGCCGGCTCCCTCCACTCCGGCTCCCTTGCCATCTCCCCCGCGCTGCCTCGACGCCGGCTCGCTCGTCGTCTCCCAAACGCCGCTGCTCGCGACCACAGGAGGAGGAACCCGCTGCACAACGCTCTTCCCGGACGCCGCGTCGCCCTTTCTTCTCCGACCTTCCCGGTGAAAGCGGCATTGGAGCCTGAGATCAAGCGGTCCTTCTCGATTCAGTCCTCCTCCTTTCTCGTCTCCAAGCAGCATGTCCTCCCTGGACCTCGGCTCCTCACTCGTCACCCTCTCT aa